The Ranitomeya imitator isolate aRanImi1 chromosome 3, aRanImi1.pri, whole genome shotgun sequence genome has a window encoding:
- the LOC138672093 gene encoding uncharacterized protein, with amino-acid sequence MQERRSKRKRRMWTREWLQKRSDLSHMQLVRELQDNNPHDFRNYLRMSEESFKHLLERITPLIQRKDTVMRAAIPADERLAVTLRFLATGRSLQDLHFSSAISRTLLSVLIPETCDAIFHSLRSYMQFPNTEEEWKKIASDFEQLWQFPNCGGALDGKHVRITQPPNSGSYFFNYKGYFSIILMALVNANYEFINVDVGMNGRVSDGGVLEHTLFGERLNNYDLHLPPNSETRGNLNFVFVGDEAFPLHPNLIKPFPQKNLTEERRIFNYRLSRARRVVENAFGIMANRFRVFHTPINMKLESIDSVVLACCVLHNFLRRRDALAYSPPGFMDSVGLLNGEVQLGEWRANDPAIAGLQPLLPGRNTHDAKTCRDNYCQYFNGPGAVTWQHQNL; translated from the coding sequence atgcaagagaggcgttctaaacgaaagcgtcgcatgtggaccagagagtggctgcagaagaggtctgatttgtcccacatgcaacttgtaagagagcttcaggataacaatcctcatgatttccgcaactatctgcggatgtctgaggaatccttcaaacatttactggaaagaattactccactgattcaacggaaggatacagtgatgcgtgctgccatcccggccgatgaaagattggcagtcacgctgcgattcctggccaccgggcgctcgctgcaagacttgcatttttcttcagccatatcaaggaccctgctcagcgttctaattccagagacatgtgatgcgattttccacagtctacgtagctacatgcagtttcccaacacggaggaggaatggaaaaagattgcctccgattttgagcagctttggcagttcccaaactgtggtggggctttggacgggaaacatgtccggatcactcaaccaccgaacagcggatcctacttctttaattataagggctatttcagcatcatcctgatggcccttgttaacgcgaattatgaatttataaatgtagatgttggcatgaatggaagGGTTTCCGATGGTGGCGTTTTAGAGCACACACTCTTTGGAGAGCGTTTGAACAACTATGACCTTCACTTGCCTCCCAACTCCGAGACTAGAGGcaaccttaattttgtttttgtcggtgatgaggccttcccgctTCATCCCAATCTTATCAAACCGTTCCCCCAAAAAAATCTAACAGAGGAAAGAAGAATTTTCAATTACCGTTTGTCAAGGGCACGTCGGGTTGTAGAAAATGCCTTCGGTATCATGGCCAATCGCTTCAGAGTTTTCCACACGCCTATTAACATGAAGCTTGAATCGATAGACTCTGTTGTTTTGGCTTGTTGTGTGCTTCACAACTTCCTTCGCCGTCGCGATGCTTTGGCGTATAGTCCTCCTGGATTCATGGACTCTGTGGGCCTATTAAATGGGGAAGTGCAGCTCGGTGAATGGCGCGCAAATGATCCCGCAATTGCAGGCCTTCAACCATTGTTACCTGGCCGAAACACCCACGATGCGAAGACCTGCCGAGACAACTACTGCCAATATTTTAACGGTCCTGGTGCTGTTACTTGGCAGCATCAGAACTTATAG